The Dama dama isolate Ldn47 chromosome 23, ASM3311817v1, whole genome shotgun sequence genome contains a region encoding:
- the CRNKL1 gene encoding crooked neck-like protein 1 isoform X2, with product MAASTAAGKQRIPKVAKVKNKAPAEVQITAEQLLREAKERELELLPPPPQQKITDEEELNDYKLRKRKTFEDNIRKNRTVISNWIKYAQWEESLKEIQRARSIYERALDVDYRNITLWLKYAEMEMKNRQVNHARNIWDRAITTLPRVNQFWCLRSSPGVQQVLRENCSMCSCTLGVLVGRATLFCLVFPSFHSLVLVHPDVKNWIKYARFEEKHGYFAHARKVYERAVEFFGDEHMDEHLYVAFAKFEENQKEFERVRVIYKYALDRISKQEAQELFKNYTIFEKKFGDRRGIEDIIVSKRRFQYEEEVKANPHNYDAWFDYLRLVESDAEAETVREVYERAIANVPPVQEKRHWKRYIYLWINYALYEELEAKDPERTRQVYQASLELIPHKKFTFAKMWLLYAQFEIRQKNLPFARRALGTSIGKCPKNKLFKGYIELELQLREFDRCRKLYEKFLEFGPENCTSWIKFAELETILGDIERARAIYELAISQPRLDMPEVLWKSYIDFEIEQEETERTRNLYRRLLQRTQHVKVWISFAQFELSSGKEGSLAKCRQIYEEANKTMRNCEEKEERLMLLESWRSFEDEFGTASDKERVDKLMPEKVKKRRKVQADDGSDAGWEEYYDYIFPEDAANQPNLKLLAMAKLWKKQQQEKEAGEQDPDTDTAEREAGPSCSY from the exons ATGGCGGCCTCCACCGCGGCCGGGAAGCAAAGGATCCCCAAAGTGGCCAAG GTGAAAAACAAAGCCCCTGCTGAAGTACAGATCACTGCGGAGCAACTGCTAAGAGAAGCTAAGGAGAGAGAACTTGAGCTTCTTCCACCTCCCCCTCAACAAAAGATCACAGATGAAGAAGAGTTAAACGATTACAAACTACGAAAGAGGAAG ACTTTCGAAGATAACATAAGAAAAAACAGGACTGTGATTAGTAACTGGATAAAATATGCACAATGGGAAGAGAGTCTAAAGGAGATTCAGAG GGCTCGATCCATATATGAACGTGCCTTGGATGTGGACTACCGAAATATTACACTATGGCTGAAATATGCCGAAATGGAAATGAAGAATCGCCAGGTCAACCACGCCCGGAATATCTGGGACCGAGCCATTACAACTCTGCCTCGGGTCAACCAGTTCTG GTGTCTGAGGTCCTCTCCTGGTGTTCAGCAGGTGCTCCGTGAAAACTGTTCCATGTGTAGCTGTACTCTTGGTGTACTTGTGGGGAGAG CCACGTTGTTCTGCCTGGTTTTTCCTTCATTCCACTCACTTGTTCTCGTGcaccctgatgtgaagaactggatTAAGTACGCCCGCTTTGAAGAAAAGCATGGTTACTTTGCGCATGCGCGGAAAGTGTATGAGAGGGCTGTCGAATTCTTTGGGGACGAACATATGGACGAACACCTTTATGTTGCCTTTGCCAAATTTGAGGAAAATCAGAAAGAA TTTGAGAGGGTGCGAGTGATCTACAAGTATGCTCTGGATCGAATTTCGAAGCAGGAGGCTCAGgaactctttaaaaattatactatCTTTGAGAAGAAGTTTGGTGACAGGCGGGGCATCGAAGACATCATCGTGAGCAAGCGGAGGTTCCAGTACGAGGAGGAAGTGAAG GCTAACCCACACAACTACGACGCGTGGTTCGATTACCTGCGCTTGGTGGAGAGCGATGCAGAGGCCGAGACGGTGCGGGAAGTGTACGAGCGTGCTATCGCCAACGTGCCGCCTGTGCAGGAGAAGAGGCACTGGAAGCGCTACATCTACTTGTGGATCAACTACGCCCTCTATGAGGAGCTGGAGGCCAAG GATCCTGAGAGGACAAGACAGGTTTACCAAGCCTCTTTGGAACTCATTCCTCATAAAAAG ttCACATTTGCCAAAATGTGGTTACTATATGCACAGTttgaaataagacagaaaaatttACCATTTGCCAGAAGAGCTTTG GGAACGTCCATAGGCAAATGTccaaaaaacaaattatttaaagGTTACATAGAACTGGAGCTACAGCTTCGAGAATTTGACAGATGCCGGAAGCTTTATGAAAAGTTCCTGGAATTTGGGCCAGAAAACTGTACCTCTTGGATTAAATTTGCAGAATTAGAGACAATCCTTGGCGATATTGAGCGAGCCCGGGCGATCTACGAGTTAGCCATTAGTCAGCCACGCTTGGACATGCCAGAG GTGCTTTGGAAATCATATATTGATTTTGAAATTGAGCAGGAAGAAACGGAAAGAACACGAAATCTTTACCGACGATTGCTTCAGCGGACACAGCACGTCAAG GTGTGGATCAGTTTTGCACAGTTTGAGTTGTCTTCAGGGAAAGAAGGAAGTTTGGCAAAGTGCAGACAAATTTATGAAGAGGCTAACAAAACCATGAGAAACtgtgaggaaaaggaagagaggcTCATGCTGCTGGAGTCATGGCGAAGCTTTGAGGACGAATTTGGAACAGCGTCAGATAAGGAGAGAGTGGACAAGCTCATGCCCGAGAAGGTCAAGAAGAGGAGAAAGGTCCAGGCTGACGATGGG TCGGATGCAGGCTGGGAAGAATACTATGATTACATCTTTCCGGAAGATGCCGCCAACCAACCCAACCTCAAGCTCCTGGCCATGGCCAAACTGtggaagaagcagcagcaggagaaggaGGCTGGAGAGCAGGACCCAGACACAGACACTGCCGAGCGGGAAGCTGGGCCATCCTGTTCGTATTGA
- the CRNKL1 gene encoding crooked neck-like protein 1 isoform X1: MAASTAAGKQRIPKVAKVKNKAPAEVQITAEQLLREAKERELELLPPPPQQKITDEEELNDYKLRKRKTFEDNIRKNRTVISNWIKYAQWEESLKEIQRARSIYERALDVDYRNITLWLKYAEMEMKNRQVNHARNIWDRAITTLPRVNQFWYKYTYMEEMLGNIAGARQVFERWMEWRPEEQAWHSYINFELRYKEVDRARTIYERFVLVHPDVKNWIKYARFEEKHGYFAHARKVYERAVEFFGDEHMDEHLYVAFAKFEENQKEFERVRVIYKYALDRISKQEAQELFKNYTIFEKKFGDRRGIEDIIVSKRRFQYEEEVKANPHNYDAWFDYLRLVESDAEAETVREVYERAIANVPPVQEKRHWKRYIYLWINYALYEELEAKDPERTRQVYQASLELIPHKKFTFAKMWLLYAQFEIRQKNLPFARRALGTSIGKCPKNKLFKGYIELELQLREFDRCRKLYEKFLEFGPENCTSWIKFAELETILGDIERARAIYELAISQPRLDMPEVLWKSYIDFEIEQEETERTRNLYRRLLQRTQHVKVWISFAQFELSSGKEGSLAKCRQIYEEANKTMRNCEEKEERLMLLESWRSFEDEFGTASDKERVDKLMPEKVKKRRKVQADDGSDAGWEEYYDYIFPEDAANQPNLKLLAMAKLWKKQQQEKEAGEQDPDTDTAEREAGPSCSY; this comes from the exons ATGGCGGCCTCCACCGCGGCCGGGAAGCAAAGGATCCCCAAAGTGGCCAAG GTGAAAAACAAAGCCCCTGCTGAAGTACAGATCACTGCGGAGCAACTGCTAAGAGAAGCTAAGGAGAGAGAACTTGAGCTTCTTCCACCTCCCCCTCAACAAAAGATCACAGATGAAGAAGAGTTAAACGATTACAAACTACGAAAGAGGAAG ACTTTCGAAGATAACATAAGAAAAAACAGGACTGTGATTAGTAACTGGATAAAATATGCACAATGGGAAGAGAGTCTAAAGGAGATTCAGAG GGCTCGATCCATATATGAACGTGCCTTGGATGTGGACTACCGAAATATTACACTATGGCTGAAATATGCCGAAATGGAAATGAAGAATCGCCAGGTCAACCACGCCCGGAATATCTGGGACCGAGCCATTACAACTCTGCCTCGGGTCAACCAGTTCTG GTACAAGTACACGTACATGGAGGAGATGCTCGGGAACATTGCTGGTGCCCGGCAGGTGTTCGAGCGCTGGATGGAGTGGCGGCCAGAGGAGCAGGCCTGGCATTCGTACATCAACTTCGAGCTGAGATACAAGGAGGTGGACCGGGCCCGCACCATCTACGAGCGCT TTGTTCTCGTGcaccctgatgtgaagaactggatTAAGTACGCCCGCTTTGAAGAAAAGCATGGTTACTTTGCGCATGCGCGGAAAGTGTATGAGAGGGCTGTCGAATTCTTTGGGGACGAACATATGGACGAACACCTTTATGTTGCCTTTGCCAAATTTGAGGAAAATCAGAAAGAA TTTGAGAGGGTGCGAGTGATCTACAAGTATGCTCTGGATCGAATTTCGAAGCAGGAGGCTCAGgaactctttaaaaattatactatCTTTGAGAAGAAGTTTGGTGACAGGCGGGGCATCGAAGACATCATCGTGAGCAAGCGGAGGTTCCAGTACGAGGAGGAAGTGAAG GCTAACCCACACAACTACGACGCGTGGTTCGATTACCTGCGCTTGGTGGAGAGCGATGCAGAGGCCGAGACGGTGCGGGAAGTGTACGAGCGTGCTATCGCCAACGTGCCGCCTGTGCAGGAGAAGAGGCACTGGAAGCGCTACATCTACTTGTGGATCAACTACGCCCTCTATGAGGAGCTGGAGGCCAAG GATCCTGAGAGGACAAGACAGGTTTACCAAGCCTCTTTGGAACTCATTCCTCATAAAAAG ttCACATTTGCCAAAATGTGGTTACTATATGCACAGTttgaaataagacagaaaaatttACCATTTGCCAGAAGAGCTTTG GGAACGTCCATAGGCAAATGTccaaaaaacaaattatttaaagGTTACATAGAACTGGAGCTACAGCTTCGAGAATTTGACAGATGCCGGAAGCTTTATGAAAAGTTCCTGGAATTTGGGCCAGAAAACTGTACCTCTTGGATTAAATTTGCAGAATTAGAGACAATCCTTGGCGATATTGAGCGAGCCCGGGCGATCTACGAGTTAGCCATTAGTCAGCCACGCTTGGACATGCCAGAG GTGCTTTGGAAATCATATATTGATTTTGAAATTGAGCAGGAAGAAACGGAAAGAACACGAAATCTTTACCGACGATTGCTTCAGCGGACACAGCACGTCAAG GTGTGGATCAGTTTTGCACAGTTTGAGTTGTCTTCAGGGAAAGAAGGAAGTTTGGCAAAGTGCAGACAAATTTATGAAGAGGCTAACAAAACCATGAGAAACtgtgaggaaaaggaagagaggcTCATGCTGCTGGAGTCATGGCGAAGCTTTGAGGACGAATTTGGAACAGCGTCAGATAAGGAGAGAGTGGACAAGCTCATGCCCGAGAAGGTCAAGAAGAGGAGAAAGGTCCAGGCTGACGATGGG TCGGATGCAGGCTGGGAAGAATACTATGATTACATCTTTCCGGAAGATGCCGCCAACCAACCCAACCTCAAGCTCCTGGCCATGGCCAAACTGtggaagaagcagcagcaggagaaggaGGCTGGAGAGCAGGACCCAGACACAGACACTGCCGAGCGGGAAGCTGGGCCATCCTGTTCGTATTGA
- the CRNKL1 gene encoding crooked neck-like protein 1 isoform X3: protein MEMKNRQVNHARNIWDRAITTLPRVNQFWYKYTYMEEMLGNIAGARQVFERWMEWRPEEQAWHSYINFELRYKEVDRARTIYERFVLVHPDVKNWIKYARFEEKHGYFAHARKVYERAVEFFGDEHMDEHLYVAFAKFEENQKEFERVRVIYKYALDRISKQEAQELFKNYTIFEKKFGDRRGIEDIIVSKRRFQYEEEVKANPHNYDAWFDYLRLVESDAEAETVREVYERAIANVPPVQEKRHWKRYIYLWINYALYEELEAKDPERTRQVYQASLELIPHKKFTFAKMWLLYAQFEIRQKNLPFARRALGTSIGKCPKNKLFKGYIELELQLREFDRCRKLYEKFLEFGPENCTSWIKFAELETILGDIERARAIYELAISQPRLDMPEVLWKSYIDFEIEQEETERTRNLYRRLLQRTQHVKVWISFAQFELSSGKEGSLAKCRQIYEEANKTMRNCEEKEERLMLLESWRSFEDEFGTASDKERVDKLMPEKVKKRRKVQADDGSDAGWEEYYDYIFPEDAANQPNLKLLAMAKLWKKQQQEKEAGEQDPDTDTAEREAGPSCSY from the exons ATGGAAATGAAGAATCGCCAGGTCAACCACGCCCGGAATATCTGGGACCGAGCCATTACAACTCTGCCTCGGGTCAACCAGTTCTG GTACAAGTACACGTACATGGAGGAGATGCTCGGGAACATTGCTGGTGCCCGGCAGGTGTTCGAGCGCTGGATGGAGTGGCGGCCAGAGGAGCAGGCCTGGCATTCGTACATCAACTTCGAGCTGAGATACAAGGAGGTGGACCGGGCCCGCACCATCTACGAGCGCT TTGTTCTCGTGcaccctgatgtgaagaactggatTAAGTACGCCCGCTTTGAAGAAAAGCATGGTTACTTTGCGCATGCGCGGAAAGTGTATGAGAGGGCTGTCGAATTCTTTGGGGACGAACATATGGACGAACACCTTTATGTTGCCTTTGCCAAATTTGAGGAAAATCAGAAAGAA TTTGAGAGGGTGCGAGTGATCTACAAGTATGCTCTGGATCGAATTTCGAAGCAGGAGGCTCAGgaactctttaaaaattatactatCTTTGAGAAGAAGTTTGGTGACAGGCGGGGCATCGAAGACATCATCGTGAGCAAGCGGAGGTTCCAGTACGAGGAGGAAGTGAAG GCTAACCCACACAACTACGACGCGTGGTTCGATTACCTGCGCTTGGTGGAGAGCGATGCAGAGGCCGAGACGGTGCGGGAAGTGTACGAGCGTGCTATCGCCAACGTGCCGCCTGTGCAGGAGAAGAGGCACTGGAAGCGCTACATCTACTTGTGGATCAACTACGCCCTCTATGAGGAGCTGGAGGCCAAG GATCCTGAGAGGACAAGACAGGTTTACCAAGCCTCTTTGGAACTCATTCCTCATAAAAAG ttCACATTTGCCAAAATGTGGTTACTATATGCACAGTttgaaataagacagaaaaatttACCATTTGCCAGAAGAGCTTTG GGAACGTCCATAGGCAAATGTccaaaaaacaaattatttaaagGTTACATAGAACTGGAGCTACAGCTTCGAGAATTTGACAGATGCCGGAAGCTTTATGAAAAGTTCCTGGAATTTGGGCCAGAAAACTGTACCTCTTGGATTAAATTTGCAGAATTAGAGACAATCCTTGGCGATATTGAGCGAGCCCGGGCGATCTACGAGTTAGCCATTAGTCAGCCACGCTTGGACATGCCAGAG GTGCTTTGGAAATCATATATTGATTTTGAAATTGAGCAGGAAGAAACGGAAAGAACACGAAATCTTTACCGACGATTGCTTCAGCGGACACAGCACGTCAAG GTGTGGATCAGTTTTGCACAGTTTGAGTTGTCTTCAGGGAAAGAAGGAAGTTTGGCAAAGTGCAGACAAATTTATGAAGAGGCTAACAAAACCATGAGAAACtgtgaggaaaaggaagagaggcTCATGCTGCTGGAGTCATGGCGAAGCTTTGAGGACGAATTTGGAACAGCGTCAGATAAGGAGAGAGTGGACAAGCTCATGCCCGAGAAGGTCAAGAAGAGGAGAAAGGTCCAGGCTGACGATGGG TCGGATGCAGGCTGGGAAGAATACTATGATTACATCTTTCCGGAAGATGCCGCCAACCAACCCAACCTCAAGCTCCTGGCCATGGCCAAACTGtggaagaagcagcagcaggagaaggaGGCTGGAGAGCAGGACCCAGACACAGACACTGCCGAGCGGGAAGCTGGGCCATCCTGTTCGTATTGA